Genomic window (Oryzias latipes chromosome 17, ASM223467v1):
ATATCAGCATGACATTTTGCTGtatatgtccttttttttttttttttttttttttgagggctGTCTAACTTTTGTGAGGAACTTACAAATTACAACACAACCAAACAACATAACCACAACAGTAAACGGAGCAACAACCAACGCAACTGTAaacaaccacaacaaacaccCAAAACAGCCCAGAACAACACATCCCACAATGCATCACGCCCACTACAGGTGCTTACAGGTTAATTTCAATACTtcattaatgatttttttttttacatttagattaattttaaaaattcacttttaaaaaaatgtccaaaatcaGTTTTCAATATGTATTTAACAAttaactttaatttaatttgttttagcatatctttcatttatttattcagtctGAAGTGACGCTCACTGTTATGTCAGTCATCGAGCAGACCTTTGGCACAGATTGAAGCCCTTAGACGCAGTTTGTATCTGAGCTAAAGATGGACTCTGATCGGAACCTAGAGCTGCAGGAACGGTTGGATCATCCAGCCCTAAAGTTTGACGGGGATTCAGTCTACACTcaccaaaaacccaaaacatgaAATACCTGAATGGACAAGAATGTGCAAAGTTCTGGAGAAATGTTAAAACGTTAAAGTTAAAAGCTCAAAACTTCCTAAGTCGATGGGAGCagcgttttctttttattaattaacGTCATCATCGCACCTCGATGTTCCATCTGGGAAAATGTTGCTGGATAAAAGTTAGCTAAAACTAGCTAGCATCACAACTTCAACAGCATATTCGATACATTTTTGCTATTCAAGTCTGTTCTCTAAAGGACACGCATAGAAAATACCTTTGTCATGCCCACACCGATGACAAAGACTCGGTTCTTCTTTCCGGGGGCCATGGCGACGTGCTTGTCCCTAACTAAGATGTGGACAGAGGAGCACCAATGACACCACTGACAGGCAgcagctgatggacaggctgacgtTTACGTCAAAGATCGTCTATAAACTCTCAGATGCATCACTCTGGAATCAATTTCAATTGGCTTCGGTTCTCTGAAAGCTATCCAAACAATCGTATTAGTCTTTTAACAATAATTAATTTTCACAATTAATATTTATGTTAAACATAGAGATTGCCATAGTTCAAGAAAATGACAAGTAAAATTTAAAACTTAACTCTTTGTAAACTTAAGCTAGACAGAGTACCTGTAAAATGTGACAGAGTGAAATGTCTTATGATCGTCAGAGCTTGTTTATTAGCTTAAAATGCTAAATCAACTAaacaaaatgagtcaaaatgtatatgaacaaaaacagcaaacaaaaaaattatataattctcactttatttttctgaatatCTATTATGACATTTATGATGCACACTTCACACTGCAAAATTCACCATCAGGGgtcacagcgaatcagctttcactgattctttcacacaggtggtttggcacgGATCTTTACAccagatgtccttcctgacacaaccctgtattttatccgggctggggaccagctTAGTGGGACCCAGACCccctgtggctacatagttaggaaGTAGCACAAAGGGTCTtgcttgcccaaggacccacactacATTATCTATTATACAAGTTACTTTATATTTGTGAACTATGTGGAtacattatttttcaaatattgcTATCATACGGTTcatttgcagacttttttttaatactttggtAATTTAAATTCATTAGGATTCATATAAGTTattgctttcatgttgttttgaCCCATCAAACCTAAAAATAAGACATCTCAATATCTGTCTTTAGTCATTACATcacttttgtgaaaaaagtgagcTTCCAAGCttaaattcagattttattgtaaatagtttttaattaaacttgtgcataacatttttacttgtttccatatatatatatgtgtatatatatatatatatatatatatatatatatatatatatatatatatatatatatatatataatctatAAAAATACCCCATGAGAAAGCAAATTTGCAAATATTGTTTCCCACTTTATGGTTTATATTTGTGATGATCAAGAAAGCAGTGTGCAACTAAATATAAGAAACCACCTTTTTCTAGGTTTTTGATGTTATAtcacttgtgctatccaaggcactttaatattgggagttgggtcatctagacccactagacagtgctctggacCTTTTTCGtcaatgacttgtgatcttcactggtgtccatggattacatgaaatctttccacctttatccaccttagtgttggtaggaagaacacatcaatgtaagggtggggtaatTTAAGATGgcacaaaaaaactttaatctttATCTAAAGGTTCATTTTTACAGCCATGTTTAACTTTCTAAATCTGCCTAGTCCATCATGAAGTTCAACTAAAACTATTTAAAGCAAAAGAAAGGGAAAATTAAATTCAGAATTGTAAACTTAACCTTTATTGACAAAggtagtaaaaaaaagaaaaaaagcatgtatGTAATTAAACTGATCCATCCAGGATGGAATTAACTGTGTCACATTCACATACATTTATGTTCCTCATCACTCAAAGTCCACGCTCTCTGTTTAGGAGGAACTCTGGTTTGGAGGAATCAGAGTCTGGAGTCTTGGCTGCAGTGTTTCATTCACCCCGTCCTAAAGGTTATGGGAGGACGGCATCAACACTTAGTGAACCGATGGGTGACCTCATAGATCCCGACTGACTTGCTGGCCTTCTCATCGTAGTCTGTCCAGTCCTGAAAATTGGAAAAGGAAGGCGGACATAGCTAAACGgaacatttctgaaacagtgaTGAATGAATTTAGGGTGAAGCACCGACTAAAAACGAGAGACTTATTACAACTTGAGTGTTGGGAACAGTGTTGGTCCTGAACGTACTTTTTCCAGCAGGTTGACTTCAGGAAAAGGTGTTCCGGTTTCTGCTCCCACTGCAGCAAAGCCagcctgaaggaaaaaaaagaaaagactcacCATATGAATCACTTCATCCTTCAGAAACACAGGAGAGGCATGACAAATTTAAAAGGGAGAAAATCTAAACAATTTAATTCCCATCATGCATTTGACCAAAGTACACcatcagaattaaaaaaatatttattattttgtcaaCATACTTTTGGGGATATTTGAACAAACTTCAACCAACAAACACTCAAAGTCATTTCTTTAGCAGAggaaagaaaatgtgcaaatagagatgtgtggattttttttttttgtagtcacATATTGATTTCCAAGGACAGTTTGCGATTCCTTTTCAAACAATACACAACAACCGAAACACAGCAACTTTTCATTTGAGACCAAATCAGGTAGAAAAACTGTAGACAGATTCAAatctagactgaaaacattcctgtttagccGTAAAGGGTCCTTTCTCGACACGcctattcatttttttcctctgtcctttcttttaaagtaaattttagaattattatgtatgttttaattttgcattttcctgttttgtgaagcactttgagttACTTTATGTACAAATTGTgcaatacaaataaacttgcctttttttattgatcTGCTACCAAAtcattgcggggggggggggggggggggcactgctGGCACAGGAACTAAAGACTGGATAACAGTGTACATCACTGAACACTGGCCAGCCTTGTTAGCTTCTCTACCAGTTTGAGGAGCTGCCCCAAACAAAACCTGCACATCAGAACtggaattaaaaaagaaaaaaaaattttttaggTACAAATAGGTTGCGATTAAAAGTGAAACTAAACGTGGGGAGTttcattttcaattatttaatctTCACTTATGAATTATCAAAAACCCACGTCTTTCCCAAAAACCCAAATGTATCAACAGTTAATAGAACTCTTCAAATATACAATCAGAAAAGATCGACTCAAACATGAAATACAGAGCTTCAGTTTTACGAcgaaataaagacaaaacaattTTGTAACTAAATCTTGAgggtttttggatgaaagtgctgttctttgcttttgtgttatAGCATCACTTGACAGAACACGTTAACCTTCTGGCCCACACAACACCTACACAAAAAACCTTCACATTGGGTCTTTAACTCACTTGTGGCTGGAAGTCAACGGGCTCCAGACCTCGACACTCAAACTGAACCATCGTCTTGAAGGTTTCGTTGTCTTCAGCCTTCCtcccaacaaacacacaaaaacacacacacaagattGAACATCTGCAAATTCCACTTAGCACAACATCTGCATTTAAGACAgaattttttgcctttttttctgctttcagtttGGTGTCTGGTGCGTCCGCATGCACTAAGGTGTTTgtttattaggaaaaaaaaaagtattgtcttCTATACAAACCAATTCCGGTGGGGGTCCTTCGCACAACTCATTTCCATGACAAATACGGAGCCATCAGCCagatataactttttttaaaaagccttcATGATGAACACAGTTTGAATATctctgttttcaggtttttatttgaCTCAAAGTGtgcttttgtgcagaaaaagattCTTGCTTACATTATAGGCTGTTATTGTGTCCGCCAAGATATCTgcaagttgaaaaaaagaaagcattatGATTAAGAGTCTTAGAAAAATGCTGATTCTaaactaaaaatgattttttttaaatgacacaaGAGCATACCAATGGAATTTTCCCTGGCACACAACTTGCACTTCTGTACCATGCTGGCGTGCCCTCGTCCTCCTTTTAAGGGCACACTCTCCTatgaaaacatcaacaaaaagaacaatttgATGGAAATTCCCccaaattaataataaatggGAGGGGGGGTTCCTGTTTAATCTTACCACTAAGGTCACATACTGCCACTTGTCAGGAATTTCGCCGCAGTTCCCACATTTAAGCTAAACAAACgaaggattaaaaaaacacaaagtcaaaGATCAGACAAGTTTGAAACTATTATTAATTAAGAGGTTTTAGTAGATTTCAATTCGTGTTTGAAAACTGGACACTATATCCTACATAAAACGCGCCTTACACGCAGTAAAAACATCCCAAACGTTCAAAAaggtgttttaattttttaattcaggTTAAAAAAGCAATTCAAAACGCACTGGTTTAGCATGCTAGCTTGAGAGCAGTGCTACCTTCAGAAACCAACGGAAGTCCTCTCCCAGCGGCCTCACGTTCGTGACGTTTTCTAAGGTGGCCTTGAACTGGAGGCCAAATTTCTGTTGGATAAAACAAGACGTTGAAATTAAAAGACCTGAAAACTGCGAGCACGTTTACTccagaaataaacacaaacgcCTCAAACATACCACCATGTTGACGCTCCTCCCTTGACTATGTATGGTGCCTTCACGGTTCCTCGGAAATGCTATAATTACACCACGCAGGTGCAAATGTCAGCGTCTTACAGGTTCCAGCTATAGGTTTTAACCTGCGTAAAAATACAATGTTCTTCCCATaagcatacattttttaatgatgtaATTACTGGAAAAGGTGAAGTTTAGATTTGTGGCTTAATTTATTTCTTGTGTGTGCTTTCTCTGGTctttaaaagtacttttttcccttggggaaaaagtcaaaatagtCCAAATTCAAGGAACCAAAGAAGTATCCAAACCTGATCCTGACAGTaaactcttttctttatttatgctGTTTTGTTAAAGGAAAAAGTTGAATATTTTACACCGAATTCAGTTCATCACCAACCTTTCAAGACTTTAAAATGAAACTCCCTCATAGCATGGATCTAGACGTTTGAGCACGTTGGGGTAGAAATCAATCCGGACAATGTTTAAAGGACCAGGATTGGAAAACATTAAAGGTGCAGAGGGCGTCCAGAAATACCTCCAACACTATTTTTTTGCCAACATTTAGATTTTAAGACAATTACCTAAAAACTGGTACATTTTCAACAGCCAGAAGAAAGGATTTCAAAGACAACTAATGCAACATTGTCAGTTTATTGACCATGAAGTGATTCATAATTTCATTCATTACAAATCACAAAATCAGTCTTAAGCTCCACAACCATTCAGAGGACATCATTCAGTTCCTTCATACATCAAAAATACAGAGCTGTCAttcaaaaaaaacagatgaaaatgtttttctgctaGCAGGTGTGGATGCTTACTGTACAAGTGAACCTGAGGCAACTTCACTGAGGCATTGTCGTCCGTTTTTCTACAGGACTGGTATTGCTATGGCATTGTAGATGAACCGTCATGATTGACCTGAGTGTGCACGCACCACCTGAAACACCTGGCTGTCCCCAAATACAGGGACACAAATCAAGTTATTTACACATCTGAATATTTTGGCTCAACCCAAAATCCCTTTAAATCAATCATAAAGATGAAGGAATATGTATTTTTGGTTGGAATTCTTTTTAACCGCATCCAGTTTAACCCTTTAGTCGTCACTTTAAATCCGACGTTTCGCCACAAACGAGAAACTTGGACAGTAATGGACAAAGTAAAGCAACAGCCACCCAACCTAAAAAGTGGACAAAACTAGTATGAAAACACTAAGGAGATTGTCAGTGGAGTGCAATCCTTCCagatttttaattcaattttcttcttttttttgtttggaactCTTCCAAACATCTGAAATGCCCCGTTCATTAGGGGGTTCAAGTTTTATCAGACATaggaaatagaaataaaaagcttGCTTTTGACAGGAAGTTCCTGTAAGCAGCAATGGACAccgagaacaaaaaaaaaaaaagtttccatttATCCTCCTGACAGGAACTTAAATCCATGTTGAACACTTAAAATCCAAGTAACTGACAAGAGCGGAGCGGTCATAATAATACAAGGCATCTCAATTTATCTTTGTCTTTCTCCCCCCGTCTTAAATACAGTGAAGCcaagaggcttttttttttattatctttaacTCAACAATTAcactcctctcctctctgaAGAGAGGTGCCACGGGGTCAGTGGGGTCGGCTGCTCGATTCTGAGGTCCGCCGCTGCCGGGGAGTCCCAAGCCCATTCATGCAGCCGTTGTAGCGTTTGTTCAGCCCGCCGTTCAGAATGTCCTGGATGTGCTGTACAATCAAGTTGATGGCCACTGaaaatacacacatatatataaaaagaaactactataaaaaaaacacatttcaacaaTTATATTCTTCATTTTAGAAACTCTTGCCCTTAGCAACATGTTCAAGCTTCTTCTAAAATGTGATGCAAACATACTGACAATGGGACTCGTGATTTAACACTAATGGATTACATCAGGAGTAACAGGGCTTTAATGCTTGAAGGAAATAAGGTCAAATCTGTtccaataatacatttttttgaccTTACCAAGATTATCTGCTCCCCGTGGAATAATTACATCTGCATACTTCTTTGTCTACCAGAAAAAGACACAATTAGGATAAAGCTGTGCAGTAGATCCATACTTGAATTTAAATATACGTTAATTATATATTTAACCACCCAACTAcagaccaaaaaaacatttaaaaaaaacactttatcaAAGTATCTATGACCTCATGCCATCTAGTGGTCAACATTTGCAACAACAACATCGAAAGGGGTTAATTcatcaaaaatgtttacttACAGGTAAACAAAACTCCTCGAAGGCTGGTTTCACAAACGTGATGTACTGAGTGAGCACCTGCTCCAGCTCCCGCTTGCGCTCAGTAGTGTCTCTCAAGACTGAAACAAAGACAGAATGAAACATGTTAGTTTGGAGGAACGAGCACCTTTTATTAATGCAGAACTTCACACCATTAGTTTtgtattggtttaaaaaaacttacAGGCTAAAAAGAGTCAAGTGATGAATTAgcatagtaaaaataaaaacagctacaACAGAGAGGCTGTGGACGTCAAAACTCTTTGCTATACACCTCGACGTGAGAGCCGCGTGTCTGGATCTGTGTCAACAAAGAGCTTCATCTGAAACAGATCTCTGATGTCCTGTGAGTAGAACATGAGGATCCCCTCAAAAAGGACCACATCGGCCGGATACACCGTAATAAACTCCTCTTTCCTGGAACAACACAGAAAAGTTTCCTCTTCTGTGAGTACttccacacagaaaaaagcaaataaagcctAAATAAATAATGCAAAGCGGGGTAGCAGTGACAAAGTCCTACATCAATTTAgggtggatttttaaaaatatatttaatttatgtttGTCAATGCCCAAAGCAGAAACTAAATTGCATACAAGAGGTGGCTTTTCTGGTAAAAATCATTCTGTTGATTACAAAAAGGTGCATCTCGCACATAAAGATATAGCCAATTCTCTAAAATCAATTGTTTAACCCCAGCCTCATTTTATGTAATAAAAACATCCATCACAGTCGgtcattttattctgattttaGTTGCACATGAAAAAAGCCGACTCACCTGGAATTGGTGACAAAGTCATAAACAGGGATCTGCACCGTCTCCCCCTGCAGAATCTGCCTGAGCGTGTGCATGATCAGTTCACTGTCAAAAGCATCTGACGAGAAGGAAACAACACTTGTTACAGTTACACCAGCACACCTGCAGTAACCACGTAAGGGTTTTCAGGTCAAATTGACAGTTTTTTCCCTGTTATTTGGAGGTAAAACTCTCTCTCCAACACCATTCTACATCAAACAATGGAAGAATGGTTCATTAGCAGGTGTGGCCTCCTGTATGAGTCCCAAAGGGAGGCTGCTCCATTTCTAAAACAACTAGAATAACCCCTCttatgttataaaaaaaagataaaaatgactttatttacACACATTTGACATTATAACCACCTTGAAAAAGACGCTGTGTCCTTGGTAAATATAAACACAATGCTGCAATAATAACACAAAGATAaggttgtgtgtcatctcacccGGATGATCAAAGTTGTACTGGCCCTTCAACGCCTTGGCCTTCTGCTCTGGAGTAAGAACCTTGTAGAAGCTGTCCTGGCTGAGGATCACCACCTGCCTCTGATGGTGGTCTATCTTGTTCTGTCCCAGCAGCTCCATGATCTTCTCGCATACAGATGACTGCAGATAAAAGGAGGGTTTTCCATAAGAAGAAAATACAAAGAGCAAATATGACAGAATCAAAAcgttttaaaagaagaaaaaagtatggAAATAAAGTCATCA
Coding sequences:
- the c17h1orf123 gene encoding UPF0587 protein C1orf123 homolog; its protein translation is MVKFGLQFKATLENVTNVRPLGEDFRWFLKLKCGNCGEIPDKWQYVTLVESVPLKGGRGHASMVQKCKLCARENSIDILADTITAYNAEDNETFKTMVQFECRGLEPVDFQPQAGFAAVGAETGTPFPEVNLLEKDWTDYDEKASKSVGIYEVTHRFTKC
- the LOC101155299 gene encoding uridine-cytidine kinase 2-B → MAGDSEALLKDHDENTNGVRQPFLIGVSGGTASGKSSVCEKIMELLGQNKIDHHQRQVVILSQDSFYKVLTPEQKAKALKGQYNFDHPDAFDSELIMHTLRQILQGETVQIPVYDFVTNSRKEEFITVYPADVVLFEGILMFYSQDIRDLFQMKLFVDTDPDTRLSRRVLRDTTERKRELEQVLTQYITFVKPAFEEFCLPTKKYADVIIPRGADNLVAINLIVQHIQDILNGGLNKRYNGCMNGLGTPRQRRTSESSSRPH